Proteins found in one Gadus macrocephalus chromosome 23, ASM3116895v1 genomic segment:
- the LOC132452102 gene encoding gamma-glutamyl hydrolase-like isoform X1 — protein sequence MDVVKGLRGTIARVVAKPNMSVLFLCVTVDIVVLLFCVTVGSVSGLSFKRNDAPVIGILSQESYSPPPNVTSYIAASYVKYLESAGARVVPVRINQTLEQYKSLFNSLNGILFPGGGAHLITSGYARAAKIFYQLTIEANSRGDYFPVWGTCLGLEELTFLTSGKLLLSSTNTNGVALPLVFTNESRVSKLFSGFPPDLLTALASEALTENSHRLSLATETFRNNPELSKFYRVLSTNSDEKTEFVSTMEAYDYPIYATQWHPEKNAFEWTRDYIPHSPNAIKTTFFMADFFVNEAKKNFHKFSSEEEERDALIYNYTPLYTNGSAFEQVYFF from the exons ATGGACGTTGTGAAGGGTCTGCGCGGCACAATTGCTCGCGTAGTCGCTAAACCAAACAtgtctgtgttgtttttatgcgtTACGGTCGACATCGTCGTGTTGCTTTTCTGCGTAACGGTCGGATCCGTATCTGGACTTTCCTTCAAGAGAAACGACGCTCCAGTGATAG GTATATTGTCGCAGGAGTCCTATTCACCCCCGCCAAACGTCACGTCTTATATCGCCGCCTCCTACGTTAAGTATCTGGAGTCAGCAGGAGCCAGAGTTGTCCCTGTGAG GATCAACCAGACATTGGAGCAGTATAAAAGTCTCTTCAACTCCCTGAATGG CATACTTTTCCCAGGCGGTGGGGCCCATCTTATTACATCAGGTTATGCAAGGGCTGCAAAGATCTTCTATCAGCTGACGATCGAG GCCAATTCCAGAGGAGACTACTTCCCCGTGTGGGGCACCTGTCTGGGCTTGGAGGAGCTCACCTTCCTGACCAGCGGGAAGcttctcctctcttccaccAACACCAACGGCGTGGCTTTACCCCTCGTCTTCACTAAcg AATCCAGGGTAAGCAAGCTGTTCAGCGGCTTCCCACCAGACCTTCTGACAGCTCTGGCCTCTGAAGCGCTCACAGAGAACTCTCACAGACTGAGCCTCGCAACTGAG ACCTTCAGAAATAACCCGGAGCTCAGCAAGTTTTACAGAGTTCTCTCAACCAACAGCGACGAAAAAACTGAATTTGTGTCGACTATGGAAG CGTACGACTACCCCATCTACGCAACCCAGTGGCACCCTGAGAAGAACGCCTTCGAGTGGACCCGGGACTACATCCCCCACTCACCAAACGCCATCAAAACCACCTTCTTCATGGCCGACTTCTTCGTCAACGAAG CAAAGAAGAATTTCCACAAGTtcagcagcgaggaggaggagcgcgatGCCCTGATATACAACTACACCCCCCTGTACACTAATGGCTCTGCCTTTGAGCAGGTTTACTTCTTCTAG
- the LOC132452102 gene encoding gamma-glutamyl hydrolase-like isoform X2, whose translation MDVVKGLRGTIARVVAKPNMSVLFLCVTVDIVVLLFCVTVGSVSGLSFKRNDAPVIGILSQESYSPPPNVTSYIAASYVKYLESAGARVVPVSILFPGGGAHLITSGYARAAKIFYQLTIEANSRGDYFPVWGTCLGLEELTFLTSGKLLLSSTNTNGVALPLVFTNESRVSKLFSGFPPDLLTALASEALTENSHRLSLATETFRNNPELSKFYRVLSTNSDEKTEFVSTMEAYDYPIYATQWHPEKNAFEWTRDYIPHSPNAIKTTFFMADFFVNEAKKNFHKFSSEEEERDALIYNYTPLYTNGSAFEQVYFF comes from the exons ATGGACGTTGTGAAGGGTCTGCGCGGCACAATTGCTCGCGTAGTCGCTAAACCAAACAtgtctgtgttgtttttatgcgtTACGGTCGACATCGTCGTGTTGCTTTTCTGCGTAACGGTCGGATCCGTATCTGGACTTTCCTTCAAGAGAAACGACGCTCCAGTGATAG GTATATTGTCGCAGGAGTCCTATTCACCCCCGCCAAACGTCACGTCTTATATCGCCGCCTCCTACGTTAAGTATCTGGAGTCAGCAGGAGCCAGAGTTGTCCCTGTGAG CATACTTTTCCCAGGCGGTGGGGCCCATCTTATTACATCAGGTTATGCAAGGGCTGCAAAGATCTTCTATCAGCTGACGATCGAG GCCAATTCCAGAGGAGACTACTTCCCCGTGTGGGGCACCTGTCTGGGCTTGGAGGAGCTCACCTTCCTGACCAGCGGGAAGcttctcctctcttccaccAACACCAACGGCGTGGCTTTACCCCTCGTCTTCACTAAcg AATCCAGGGTAAGCAAGCTGTTCAGCGGCTTCCCACCAGACCTTCTGACAGCTCTGGCCTCTGAAGCGCTCACAGAGAACTCTCACAGACTGAGCCTCGCAACTGAG ACCTTCAGAAATAACCCGGAGCTCAGCAAGTTTTACAGAGTTCTCTCAACCAACAGCGACGAAAAAACTGAATTTGTGTCGACTATGGAAG CGTACGACTACCCCATCTACGCAACCCAGTGGCACCCTGAGAAGAACGCCTTCGAGTGGACCCGGGACTACATCCCCCACTCACCAAACGCCATCAAAACCACCTTCTTCATGGCCGACTTCTTCGTCAACGAAG CAAAGAAGAATTTCCACAAGTtcagcagcgaggaggaggagcgcgatGCCCTGATATACAACTACACCCCCCTGTACACTAATGGCTCTGCCTTTGAGCAGGTTTACTTCTTCTAG
- the LOC132452685 gene encoding gamma-glutamyl hydrolase-like — translation MLVLLLCVLSASLPAHSLVERNDAPIIGILTQETSRLPPNMTSYLAASYVKYVESAGGRVVPITIYQSLEHYTSLFNSLNGVIFPGGASNLITSGYARSAKIFYQLAMEANTRGDYFPIWGTCLGFEELTYLTSGRLLLSLTNTRGIPLPMVFTNDPRQSRMFGGFPPDLLDDMAAEPISAHVHKWSVTSDVFENSTELNMFYRVLSVNSDETTEFVSTMEAYNYPIYGTLWHPEKNAFEWTRDYIPHSPAAIKTTFFMADFFVNEARKNFHKFDNKTEEDSRLIYNYSPVYSSPGGSVFEQKYYFP, via the exons ATGTTGGTGCTGCTTCTCTGCGTCTTGTCCGCAAGTCTACCTGCACATTCCCTCGTCGAGAGAAATGATGCTCCGATCATCG GTATACTGACTCAGGAGACCAGTAGACTCCCGCCAAACATGACGAGTTATCTCGCCGCCTCTTACGTTAAGTACGTGGAGTCCGCAGGAGGAAGAGTTGTCCCCATCAC GATCTACCAGTCATTGGAGCATTATACCAGCCTCTTCAACTCCCTGAATGG CGTCATTTTCCCAGGTGGTGCGTCCAACCTTATTACATCGGGTTATGCTCGGTCTGCAAAGATATTCTACCAGCTGGCTATGGAG GCCAACACCAGAGGGGACTATTTCCCCATATGGGGCACGTGTCTGGGCTTTGAAGAGCTCACCTACCTGACCAGTGGGAggctgctgctctctctcaccAACACCAGAGGAATACCTTTACCCATGGTCTTCACAAACG ATCCCCGGCAGAGCAGGATGTTCGGAGGGTTCCCGCCAGATCTGTTGGATGACATGGCCGCCGAGCCGATATCAGCCCACGTCCACAAGTGGAGCGTCACGTCTGAT GTCTTTGAAAATTCCACAGAGCTGAACATGTTTTACAGAGTTCTCTCTGTAAACAGTGACGAAACAACAGAATTTGTGTCGACTATGGAAG CGTACAATTACCCCATCTATGGAACCCTTTGGCACCCTGAGAAGAACGCCTTCGAGTGGACCCGGGACTACATCCCCCACTCACCAGCTGCCATCAAAACCACCTTCTTCATGGCCGACTTCTTTGTCAACGAGG CGAGGAAGAATTTCCACAAGTTCGACAACAAGACAGAAGAGGACAGCAGACTGATATACAACTATAGTCCCGTATACTCCTCTCCCGGAGGTTCTGTGTTTGAGCAAAAGTACTATTTCCCTTAA